The following are encoded together in the Candidatus Poribacteria bacterium genome:
- a CDS encoding GAF domain-containing protein yields the protein MASNRSDVLHTEWKNLIENLNATGDDRGDPCFQKAVSRLESLWQERVTNQRDEASAALLSALAQALTVYSTTESVTKAFVQLLPEVLRVSQSPFGFLAEIRYSGQNRPYLYSHAVTDIYKPGFGLYDIVTDLQFHNLDTLNGAIMTGRRPVLTNDPPNDPRSGGLPFGHAGLEAYLGLPFLVDDDLVGATSLGDRPGGYSER from the coding sequence ATGGCAAGCAATCGTTCAGATGTTCTTCATACCGAATGGAAAAACCTCATCGAGAACCTCAATGCTACTGGTGATGACCGAGGAGACCCCTGTTTCCAGAAAGCTGTATCGCGTCTAGAATCGCTCTGGCAGGAACGCGTGACTAACCAGAGAGACGAAGCATCGGCAGCGCTGCTATCTGCTCTGGCACAGGCGCTGACGGTTTACTCCACCACCGAATCGGTCACGAAAGCATTCGTCCAGCTTCTGCCGGAAGTTCTCCGTGTCTCTCAAAGTCCGTTCGGTTTCCTCGCAGAGATCCGTTATAGTGGGCAGAACAGGCCGTATCTATACTCACATGCGGTTACCGACATCTACAAACCCGGTTTCGGCTTATACGACATCGTCACCGATCTCCAGTTTCATAACCTGGACACCTTGAACGGAGCAATCATGACCGGTCGGCGTCCAGTGCTGACCAACGATCCGCCGAACGACCCGCGTAGTGGGGGCCTCCCCTTCGGTCATGCGGGACTTGAGGCATACCTCGGACTGCCCTTTCTCGTGGACGACGATCTGGTCGGTGCCACCTCGCTCGGAGACCGTCCGGGCGGCTACTCAGAGCGGGA
- the ispG gene encoding flavodoxin-dependent (E)-4-hydroxy-3-methylbut-2-enyl-diphosphate synthase, with protein sequence MKDLLQINNRKPTRQVEVGNISIGDGNPISIQTMTTTLTHDIDATLRQTERCVEAGAQIVRVAVPEESDAKALPELVKRAPVPIVADIHFNYRYALAAVDAGVAKVRINPGNIGVEKRIAQVLAAAKAAHIPIRIGVNEGSLEKDLLDKYPSPTAEALVESAMRHVKICEDHDFTDVIISVKSSDPLRMIEANRLLSAKVRYPLHLGVTEAGTPRRAHVKSTIGIGTLLMEGIGDTIRISITGDPAEEVLTAKELLRTLGLADNLLDVVSCPFCGRGDAEADYEGIVAVAEELLEKHNIKIPVAVMGCEVNGPGETRNAEVGIHLGGKELAVLKIRGEKVRTFRGKAEVNPQFLASALLEAAQQVQNEAGKE encoded by the coding sequence ATGAAAGACCTACTACAAATCAACAACCGAAAACCGACGCGACAAGTGGAGGTCGGAAACATATCGATCGGGGACGGGAACCCAATCTCGATCCAAACGATGACCACCACACTGACCCACGATATTGACGCCACACTGCGCCAAACCGAACGGTGTGTGGAAGCCGGTGCGCAGATTGTCCGTGTTGCCGTTCCAGAAGAGAGCGATGCGAAAGCACTGCCCGAACTGGTCAAACGCGCCCCTGTCCCGATTGTCGCAGACATCCATTTCAATTATCGGTACGCGCTGGCAGCCGTTGATGCCGGCGTTGCGAAGGTCCGAATCAATCCCGGTAACATCGGGGTTGAAAAACGGATCGCACAAGTCCTCGCCGCTGCCAAAGCTGCGCACATTCCAATCCGTATCGGCGTCAACGAAGGATCACTCGAAAAAGACCTGTTGGATAAATACCCTTCACCCACAGCCGAAGCCCTCGTTGAAAGTGCGATGCGCCACGTCAAAATCTGCGAAGATCACGACTTTACAGACGTTATCATCTCCGTCAAATCTAGCGACCCCCTACGGATGATCGAGGCGAATCGGCTCCTCTCCGCTAAAGTCCGCTATCCACTCCATCTCGGTGTAACGGAAGCAGGCACGCCGCGTCGAGCGCATGTCAAATCTACGATTGGCATCGGCACACTGTTGATGGAAGGCATCGGTGACACTATCCGCATCTCGATCACCGGCGATCCAGCGGAGGAAGTCCTGACAGCGAAGGAGCTGCTCCGCACACTCGGCTTAGCGGATAACCTCCTTGATGTCGTCTCATGTCCGTTCTGTGGACGTGGCGATGCAGAAGCGGACTACGAAGGCATCGTTGCCGTCGCTGAAGAATTGTTGGAAAAACACAATATCAAGATCCCTGTCGCTGTCATGGGGTGCGAGGTGAACGGACCGGGCGAAACCCGAAACGCAGAGGTCGGAATCCACTTGGGTGGCAAAGAACTCGCCGTACTGAAGATCCGTGGCGAAAAAGTCAGAACATTTCGTGGGAAAGCTGAAGTCAATCCACAGTTTTTGGCGAGCGCACTCTTAGAGGCAGCACAACAAGTGCAAAATGAGGCGGGAAAAGAATAG
- a CDS encoding sugar phosphate isomerase/epimerase: protein MSQFTLALNTSTIRPASLMDKIRIAGETGYEAIELWNDDLTAYEEQNGSLADVKRALDDYGLPVVTVIALHGWLDTTGTEHQEALEEAKRRMAQAAAVGSTYSVASPPRGIADLELGGQNYRELLELGRKFGVKPAMEFLGFVDHINQVKHAWKVMEVADHPDSTIVLDPFHIYRGGGETDDMRGIPADKIAVFHFNDAPASPPRAEQTDADRVYPGDGILDLKEMIAVLKETDYQGVISLELFNPSYWAEDPREVARIGLEKMREAIGD from the coding sequence ATGAGCCAATTTACACTCGCACTAAATACCAGCACAATCCGCCCGGCAAGCCTAATGGACAAGATTCGGATTGCCGGCGAAACAGGTTACGAAGCCATTGAACTCTGGAACGATGACCTCACCGCCTATGAGGAGCAAAACGGCTCACTAGCAGACGTGAAACGTGCCCTCGACGACTATGGGCTGCCCGTTGTAACCGTCATCGCTCTGCACGGTTGGTTGGATACCACCGGCACGGAACATCAAGAGGCGCTCGAAGAAGCGAAGCGACGCATGGCGCAAGCCGCCGCCGTCGGATCAACCTACAGCGTCGCAAGTCCACCCCGTGGAATCGCTGACCTAGAACTAGGCGGACAAAACTACCGTGAACTCCTTGAATTGGGGCGTAAGTTTGGCGTCAAACCTGCGATGGAGTTTCTGGGCTTCGTAGACCACATCAATCAAGTCAAGCACGCTTGGAAAGTCATGGAGGTTGCCGACCACCCCGACAGCACCATCGTCCTCGATCCATTCCACATCTACCGAGGGGGCGGCGAAACCGACGACATGCGCGGAATCCCCGCCGACAAGATCGCAGTGTTCCATTTCAATGATGCTCCCGCCTCACCGCCACGTGCAGAGCAGACCGACGCCGATCGCGTCTACCCCGGCGATGGTATCCTCGATCTCAAAGAGATGATCGCAGTTCTAAAGGAAACAGACTATCAGGGTGTAATCTCCTTAGAGCTGTTTAATCCCAGCTATTGGGCAGAAGATCCGCGAGAAGTCGCACGGATCGGATTGGAGAAGATGCGGGAAGCAATCGGGGACTAA
- a CDS encoding aspartate aminotransferase family protein, producing the protein EPIIGGGGVLVPPDTYLPRVREICDKYGLLLIADEVITGFGRTGRLFGCEHWGVEPDIITLAKGLTSGYIPLGACVANDAVFSEFLGEPEDSREFAQVCTYGGHPVACAAGLANLEILTEERLAENAERVGSYLLKNLKTLETLPIVGDVRGKGLMIGVELVSDSDGTQLDTATTKAICAEILKRGIIVGRIGQTVDEPENIIFLAPPLILTAAEADRIFETFQDVLTDF; encoded by the coding sequence CCGAGCCTATCATCGGTGGGGGCGGAGTGCTTGTACCACCGGACACCTATCTCCCAAGAGTCAGAGAGATCTGTGATAAATATGGCCTCCTGCTAATCGCCGACGAAGTGATCACCGGCTTCGGCAGAACGGGAAGATTGTTCGGCTGCGAACATTGGGGCGTGGAGCCAGACATCATCACCCTTGCTAAAGGACTGACAAGCGGTTACATCCCGTTGGGAGCATGTGTGGCAAACGATGCCGTCTTTTCGGAATTTCTCGGTGAGCCGGAGGACAGCCGAGAGTTCGCGCAGGTCTGCACCTACGGCGGACATCCCGTCGCATGTGCAGCAGGTCTGGCAAACTTGGAGATCCTCACCGAGGAACGACTGGCAGAAAACGCTGAGCGGGTCGGAAGCTACCTCCTCAAAAACCTGAAGACGCTCGAAACCCTTCCGATTGTCGGCGATGTCCGAGGGAAGGGGCTGATGATCGGTGTTGAACTGGTCAGCGATAGCGATGGGACACAACTCGACACCGCCACAACCAAAGCAATCTGCGCGGAAATCCTGAAGAGGGGCATTATCGTCGGACGGATCGGGCAGACTGTGGACGAACCAGAGAATATCATCTTCCTTGCCCCGCCGCTGATTCTGACGGCTGCCGAGGCAGATCGAATCTTTGAGACGTTCCAAGACGTGCTTACTGACTTTTAG
- a CDS encoding sugar phosphate isomerase/epimerase, translating into MKYIMFTKHLEGLDVAGIMDALKSVGVEGADLCVRPGYPVNPENADTQLPAAAKQFADEGLSIPLVTTPTSFLDPQDPDVQRVYAACGDAGVANLKVGYWHWSKEDGGYWALVDRIRAALDGFQALSAKHGVRTCLHNHSGTSMGLNSSAVMNLVKGFDPQHVGVFADPGHLSIVGEPIDMALDIVKDYLAVMSFKDMMRPPGGGTRVVRMGHGFVDWETAVRTLTEMNFDGPVSFHSEYSGEPVDTVIDLARIDVRFINDLRGKNGE; encoded by the coding sequence ATGAAATACATCATGTTCACCAAACATCTAGAAGGTTTAGATGTCGCAGGTATTATGGACGCCCTGAAATCGGTCGGCGTGGAAGGCGCAGACCTGTGCGTACGTCCCGGCTATCCCGTCAATCCCGAAAACGCCGACACACAATTGCCAGCAGCCGCCAAACAGTTCGCCGATGAAGGACTGTCAATCCCACTCGTAACGACACCTACCAGTTTTCTGGATCCGCAAGACCCAGACGTGCAACGGGTATATGCAGCATGTGGAGACGCAGGCGTCGCCAATCTCAAGGTCGGCTATTGGCACTGGTCGAAGGAAGATGGCGGATATTGGGCATTGGTCGATCGCATCCGCGCAGCCCTCGACGGATTCCAAGCCCTCTCTGCGAAACACGGGGTCCGTACCTGCCTGCACAACCATTCGGGAACCTCGATGGGATTGAACTCTTCCGCCGTGATGAACCTCGTCAAGGGATTCGATCCGCAGCATGTCGGCGTATTCGCGGATCCGGGGCACCTCTCGATTGTCGGAGAACCGATCGACATGGCACTCGACATCGTGAAAGATTACCTCGCAGTAATGTCATTTAAGGATATGATGCGCCCTCCGGGGGGTGGTACACGGGTCGTCCGAATGGGACACGGTTTCGTCGATTGGGAAACAGCGGTCAGAACCTTAACGGAGATGAACTTCGACGGTCCCGTCAGCTTCCACAGCGAATATAGTGGAGAACCAGTCGATACCGTCATTGATCTCGCACGTATTGATGTTCGCTTTATCAACGACCTACGTGGTAAGAACGGAGAATAA
- a CDS encoding enoyl-CoA hydratase/isomerase family protein — translation MAEIDEKIVVRQTEAITTIRLNRPEKLNAVDREMLNMLDAEVNRLHQDESVRVVVLEGSSERAFCVGADLNHIATFAPPDIRKWVNDGNRVLSRLANLPVPVIAAVHGYAVGGGLEFALACDLRIASEDSSFGLPEITHGWFPGWGGTHRLLNVIGESKAKEMVLLGERIDAQTAQGLGLVNRVVPREDLTDEVQEIAESLAQKSPVAVRAAKAALTRNPMPEDGYEISYEALALSTCFTTPEVQQGLEAFLSRKREA, via the coding sequence ATGGCTGAAATAGATGAGAAAATCGTCGTCCGTCAAACGGAAGCGATAACCACAATCCGACTGAACCGCCCCGAAAAACTCAACGCCGTTGACCGTGAGATGCTGAATATGCTTGACGCAGAGGTGAACCGTTTGCATCAAGACGAATCGGTGCGCGTCGTCGTGCTAGAGGGAAGCAGCGAGCGTGCCTTCTGCGTTGGGGCAGACCTCAACCATATCGCAACCTTTGCTCCTCCTGACATCCGCAAATGGGTCAACGATGGGAATCGCGTCCTCAGTCGGCTCGCCAATCTTCCGGTCCCAGTGATTGCAGCGGTCCACGGCTACGCGGTCGGAGGCGGACTCGAATTCGCGCTAGCATGTGATCTGCGGATCGCGTCAGAGGACTCAAGTTTCGGTCTGCCGGAAATTACGCACGGCTGGTTTCCGGGGTGGGGTGGCACCCATCGACTGCTGAACGTCATCGGTGAGTCAAAAGCGAAAGAGATGGTCCTTCTCGGTGAGCGGATTGATGCCCAGACCGCACAAGGCTTGGGATTGGTGAATCGCGTCGTTCCTAGGGAGGACCTTACAGACGAAGTGCAAGAGATCGCCGAGTCACTCGCTCAGAAAAGCCCAGTTGCGGTAAGAGCCGCCAAAGCTGCGTTGACGCGAAATCCGATGCCAGAAGATGGCTATGAGATCTCCTACGAAGCGTTAGCGTTATCGACCTGTTTCACAACGCCGGAAGTACAACAAGGGCTGGAAGCGTTTTTGAGTCGGAAGCGTGAGGCGTGA